In Deferribacter desulfuricans SSM1, the following are encoded in one genomic region:
- a CDS encoding HDOD domain-containing protein has translation MSSDIISKLKELDDLPALPQTAKKVIDILNKPDFSFAELVSVISKDMNITASILKLANSALYSPKSEIRNLTQAITFLGATNIKNLVIALSTKTLFENFKASLLIQKVWEHSVAVAIYSRIVALKISNKISEEVFLIGMLHDLGIIIMNQYIKNYEEMISEIYGTEESLYEKEKELFDITHAEVGAKLVELWNLPGIYSDAIKYHHSSEDSKYKEYTKIVEYSDLVLSKNNMNIVSFTDENRIEQLRNEFGIDVETSDEIDEMFNEVYQYEKELFKL, from the coding sequence CAAATTAAAAGAATTAGATGATTTGCCTGCATTGCCTCAGACTGCTAAAAAGGTTATTGATATATTAAACAAGCCCGATTTTTCTTTTGCAGAATTAGTTTCAGTTATTTCCAAAGATATGAATATAACGGCATCTATTTTAAAACTTGCAAATTCTGCACTTTATTCACCAAAGAGTGAAATTAGAAACTTAACTCAAGCTATCACATTCCTTGGAGCTACTAATATAAAAAATTTGGTGATTGCCCTTTCTACAAAAACATTATTTGAAAACTTTAAGGCGAGTTTGCTTATACAAAAAGTATGGGAGCATTCTGTCGCTGTAGCAATATATTCTAGAATTGTAGCACTTAAAATAAGTAACAAGATAAGTGAAGAAGTTTTTTTGATAGGGATGTTACATGACCTTGGTATAATAATAATGAATCAATACATAAAAAATTATGAAGAGATGATTAGTGAGATTTATGGGACAGAAGAATCTTTATATGAAAAAGAAAAGGAGCTATTTGATATTACTCATGCTGAGGTTGGAGCAAAACTTGTTGAACTATGGAATTTACCAGGTATTTATTCTGATGCTATTAAATATCATCATTCATCAGAAGATTCAAAATATAAGGAATATACAAAAATAGTGGAATATTCAGACTTAGTCCTAAGTAAAAACAATATGAATATTGTAAGTTTTACCGATGAAAATAGAATTGAGCAACTAAGAAATGAGTTTGGAATAGATGTTGAAACTAGTGATGAGATTGATGAAATGTTTAATGAAGTTTATCAATATGAAAAGGAGCTTTTTAAATTATGA
- a CDS encoding enoyl-CoA hydratase/isomerase family protein, whose protein sequence is MNRVKIEKNGTVAYLIMCNKENKQDLDFANQFIKALDNIEADKEIKTLIITSDDEKNWSQGINLEWLQKAYVSKDFDTIKKFLYRMNDLFKKLIFYPIPTIAEITGHAFGNGALLSCCCDFRFMRNDRGFFCFPEVDVRIPFLPSMIAYAKKAIPYQNFQKMVFTGKRFTAKEMEQLNGIHKACENLEELKATTLEFAKSFDKARSIYAELKRRMYVDISEAFEKDKEIIESLQIMA, encoded by the coding sequence ATGAATAGAGTAAAAATAGAAAAAAATGGAACAGTTGCGTATTTAATTATGTGCAACAAAGAAAATAAGCAAGATTTAGATTTTGCAAACCAATTTATAAAAGCCCTTGACAATATTGAAGCAGATAAAGAGATAAAAACTCTCATTATCACCTCTGATGATGAAAAAAATTGGTCTCAAGGGATAAACCTGGAGTGGCTACAAAAAGCTTATGTATCAAAAGATTTTGATACAATCAAAAAATTCTTATACAGAATGAATGACCTTTTCAAAAAATTGATTTTCTATCCTATACCAACAATAGCAGAAATTACAGGGCATGCCTTTGGAAATGGAGCATTACTTTCTTGCTGCTGTGATTTTAGGTTTATGAGAAATGATAGAGGATTTTTCTGCTTCCCAGAGGTAGATGTAAGAATCCCTTTTTTACCATCAATGATAGCATATGCAAAAAAAGCTATCCCATATCAAAATTTTCAAAAGATGGTTTTTACAGGCAAAAGATTTACCGCAAAAGAGATGGAGCAGTTAAACGGAATACACAAAGCTTGTGAAAATTTAGAAGAGTTAAAAGCCACAACATTAGAATTTGCAAAATCATTTGATAAAGCAAGAAGTATTTATGCTGAACTAAAAAGAAGGATGTATGTTGATATTTCAGAAGCTTTTGAAAAAGATAAAGAAATTATAGAATCATTACAAATTATGGCATAA
- a CDS encoding enoyl-CoA hydratase-related protein, whose amino-acid sequence MNFAFFKTEKQDDILIVTFNNTQKMNAMNLAFFEELPLLVEEIEKDDSVKVVIFRSDAKHFSVGLDVFDLGQKMPDLLKTETKAKRVKLYNLIKKMQLGMNMIEEGKKIYIAAVNGYCIGGALDLIAACDLRTASMDAKFSLRETKLAIIADLGSLQRLPFIIGSANTKYLAFTGKDITAKEAKEMHLINELYENKEELDKKTLELAKEIAENPFDAVSGAKKFINNLSEKIKKEELEKIATHNSAFLDFEEVAYYFQKSLQKKGVINE is encoded by the coding sequence ATGAATTTTGCATTTTTCAAAACAGAAAAACAGGATGATATTTTGATAGTGACTTTTAATAACACTCAAAAAATGAATGCAATGAATTTAGCTTTTTTTGAAGAATTACCATTATTGGTAGAAGAAATTGAAAAAGATGACTCTGTAAAAGTTGTGATTTTTAGAAGTGATGCAAAGCACTTCTCTGTTGGACTTGACGTGTTTGATCTTGGTCAGAAAATGCCAGATCTTTTAAAAACAGAAACTAAAGCAAAAAGAGTTAAACTCTACAATTTAATCAAAAAAATGCAGCTTGGAATGAACATGATTGAAGAAGGTAAAAAAATCTACATTGCAGCAGTAAACGGTTACTGTATAGGTGGTGCATTAGACTTAATTGCTGCTTGTGATTTAAGAACAGCATCAATGGATGCTAAGTTTTCACTTAGAGAAACAAAATTAGCTATTATTGCTGATCTTGGTAGCCTTCAGCGTTTGCCTTTTATAATAGGCTCTGCAAACACAAAATACCTAGCATTTACCGGGAAAGATATTACAGCAAAAGAAGCTAAAGAGATGCATTTGATAAACGAACTTTATGAAAACAAAGAGGAGCTTGATAAAAAAACCTTAGAGCTTGCAAAAGAAATAGCAGAAAATCCATTTGATGCTGTAAGTGGTGCTAAAAAATTCATAAACAACCTTTCTGAAAAAATCAAAAAAGAAGAATTAGAAAAAATTGCAACACACAACTCTGCATTTTTAGATTTTGAGGAAGTAGCTTATTATTTTCAAAAGTCACTACAAAAAAAGGGGGTAATCAATGAATAG
- a CDS encoding ABC transporter ATP-binding protein: protein MSVKLLKRVWLYFRPYKWHIFFSFVFSLFVAASNGASAYIIKPALDGIFINKEKEKLLLMPFVIVGIYLIKGIFRFLQNFLMRRTGQKVVQAIRNDLFDKIIMLPIRFFSESSTGVLMSRITNDVNMVQSSIPSFVTAIRETFSILGLAAVVLYQDPYLGSFALFVLPLVVLPLIKIGKKIKKYSRRGQEKMGDISSVLQESFSGIRVVKAFANEDKEKEKFKVHNEKLVRNEIKKIVYNEISSPMMELIGAIGLALVIYYGGLKVIEGVSTPGTFFSFIAAIAMMYDPFKRINSANNNIQSAIAAAERIFEIMDTENEILENDGELECDAKGKDVIFDHVYFRYKDNEDYVLKNINLSVKPGTTVAIVGSSGAGKSTLVSLIPRFYDVTSGAIKIGETDIRDFKVHSLRKNIGIVSQEPFLFNDTVFNNIAYSMNNVTEEDVINAAKAAYAHEFILELPEGYNTVIGERGVRLSGGQRQRITIARALLKNPPILILDEATSALDTESEKIVQKALENLMKHRTSFVIAHRLSTVINSDVIVVLDKGEIESIGTHKELLVKSKVYKKLYHMQFQNGE, encoded by the coding sequence ATGTCTGTGAAACTTTTAAAGAGGGTATGGCTTTATTTTAGGCCTTATAAATGGCATATATTCTTTTCTTTTGTATTCTCTTTATTTGTAGCTGCAAGTAATGGGGCTAGTGCTTATATAATAAAACCAGCTTTGGATGGGATATTTATAAATAAAGAGAAAGAAAAACTACTTTTGATGCCATTTGTGATCGTAGGGATCTATCTTATAAAAGGTATTTTTAGGTTTTTACAAAATTTTCTGATGAGAAGGACAGGTCAAAAGGTTGTACAGGCTATCAGAAATGATTTGTTTGATAAAATAATAATGTTACCAATCAGATTTTTTAGTGAAAGTTCAACTGGGGTTTTAATGTCAAGGATCACAAATGATGTGAATATGGTTCAAAGTTCTATACCATCGTTTGTGACTGCAATTAGAGAGACTTTTTCCATATTGGGTTTAGCTGCTGTTGTGCTATATCAGGACCCATATCTTGGAAGCTTTGCTCTTTTTGTTTTGCCTCTAGTAGTTTTACCTTTAATAAAAATAGGGAAAAAAATAAAAAAATATAGCAGACGTGGGCAAGAAAAAATGGGGGATATTTCATCAGTTTTGCAGGAATCTTTTAGTGGAATCAGAGTCGTTAAAGCTTTTGCAAATGAGGATAAAGAAAAGGAAAAATTTAAAGTACATAATGAAAAATTGGTTAGAAATGAAATAAAAAAGATTGTTTATAACGAGATAAGTTCCCCTATGATGGAGTTAATTGGTGCTATAGGTTTGGCTTTAGTAATTTATTATGGGGGACTTAAAGTTATAGAAGGGGTTTCAACACCTGGAACCTTCTTTTCATTTATTGCTGCAATTGCTATGATGTACGATCCATTTAAAAGAATAAATTCTGCTAATAACAATATTCAAAGTGCTATTGCTGCTGCGGAGAGAATTTTTGAGATTATGGATACAGAAAATGAAATTTTGGAAAATGATGGGGAATTAGAATGTGATGCAAAAGGGAAAGATGTGATTTTTGATCATGTTTATTTTCGATATAAAGATAATGAAGATTATGTTTTAAAAAATATAAATTTATCCGTAAAACCAGGTACAACAGTTGCAATTGTAGGCTCAAGTGGAGCAGGTAAAAGTACTCTGGTGAGTTTAATTCCTAGATTTTATGATGTTACCTCTGGAGCCATAAAGATTGGTGAAACTGATATTAGAGATTTTAAAGTTCATTCTTTGAGAAAAAATATTGGGATTGTTTCTCAAGAACCTTTTCTTTTTAATGATACGGTCTTTAACAATATAGCATACAGTATGAATAATGTGACAGAAGAGGATGTAATAAATGCAGCAAAGGCAGCTTATGCTCATGAATTTATTTTGGAGCTTCCAGAAGGTTATAATACTGTTATTGGGGAAAGAGGGGTTAGACTATCAGGCGGTCAAAGGCAAAGGATAACAATTGCAAGGGCACTTTTAAAAAATCCACCAATACTGATTTTAGATGAAGCTACAAGTGCCTTAGATACCGAATCAGAAAAAATTGTTCAGAAAGCTCTTGAAAATTTGATGAAACATAGGACAAGTTTTGTAATTGCTCATAGACTCTCTACAGTAATAAATTCGGATGTAATTGTGGTTTTAGATAAAGGGGAAATTGAATCAATTGGAACACATAAGGAGCTTTTAGTTAAGTCTAAAGTTTATAAAAAGCTTTATCATATGCAGTTTCAAAATGGTGAATAG
- a CDS encoding glycosyltransferase → MRVLHVDTGKEWRGGQRQALLLHTGLLEQGVESFLAANSKGVLIKKSERNIVSYDFKGEVSPVSLWNIIGIIKKIKPDIVHSHDAHSLTPLVLAKMVGFKFKLVHTRRVDFSIRKNRLSKFKYDNRYIDKIVAISEAVKKVLVSDGIDESKIEVIYSGVEFKNPEDYECPPDLKPLLDGYKVIGCVANFADHKDHKTLIKAFNKVYEIRKDVKLLLVGDGPLFNETVEFAKKLTCFNNIVFTGFREDVYSCLKCMDIFTMTSKEEGLCTSIIDALSFGLPVVATKAGGIPEVVKDGVNGYLAGVKNSLKIAEHFLYSLDSKFNQENLINSIKEFSFEQMVINYKKMYKRFTA, encoded by the coding sequence ATGAGGGTTCTCCATGTTGACACGGGTAAAGAGTGGAGAGGTGGACAAAGACAGGCTCTGTTATTGCATACAGGATTACTAGAACAAGGTGTAGAAAGTTTTCTTGCAGCAAACAGCAAAGGTGTTTTAATAAAAAAATCTGAAAGAAACATTGTTAGTTATGATTTTAAAGGTGAGGTAAGTCCAGTAAGTTTATGGAATATTATTGGGATTATAAAAAAAATTAAACCAGATATAGTTCATTCCCATGATGCACATTCTCTTACACCTTTAGTATTAGCAAAAATGGTTGGGTTTAAATTTAAGTTGGTGCATACAAGGAGAGTTGATTTTTCTATCAGAAAAAACAGATTGAGTAAATTTAAGTATGACAATAGATATATTGATAAAATTGTAGCAATATCAGAAGCTGTAAAAAAGGTTTTAGTGAGTGATGGGATAGACGAGAGTAAAATAGAAGTTATTTATAGTGGTGTAGAGTTTAAAAATCCAGAAGATTATGAGTGTCCACCTGATTTGAAACCACTTTTAGATGGATATAAGGTAATTGGATGTGTAGCAAATTTTGCAGATCATAAGGATCATAAAACATTGATAAAAGCCTTTAATAAAGTCTATGAAATTAGAAAGGATGTAAAATTACTGCTTGTTGGGGATGGCCCTCTTTTCAATGAAACTGTAGAATTTGCTAAGAAACTAACATGTTTTAACAATATTGTTTTTACTGGTTTTAGGGAAGATGTGTATTCTTGTTTGAAATGTATGGATATTTTTACTATGACTTCAAAAGAGGAAGGGCTTTGCACTTCTATTATAGATGCTTTAAGTTTTGGACTACCCGTAGTTGCTACAAAAGCCGGTGGAATACCTGAAGTTGTTAAAGATGGTGTAAATGGATATCTTGCTGGGGTTAAAAATAGTTTAAAAATAGCGGAACATTTTTTGTATTCTTTAGATAGTAAATTTAATCAAGAGAATTTAATTAATTCAATTAAAGAGTTTAGTTTCGAACAAATGGTTATTAATTATAAAAAAATGTATAAAAGGTTTACGGCATAA
- a CDS encoding glycosyltransferase, protein MKKIAYLMGNFGIGGAEVSTLTLLNGFVKLGYLVDLVLAYGSKVEWDKQCDFNIIKLQLDKYKKHPLRHIILKNKLDKFSEKSKYDAILTAQTSKSWEKILNQLDKKHNISYIIRNSFTKKRIDKNDNLLLKSFKRKYLANMYRNKNIICVSKGVYNDLVKNIGIKSDSIITIYNPFDTNYILNKSKEHFNLPVDDYIIHVGRFDIRHKRQDILLKAYKKANLKEKLILLGEGSGQQYLEKLIDELQLNGKVILHPMVTNPYPLIKNAKLLVLSSDYEGLPRALIEALILKTPVVSTNCESGPSEILTGELADFLVPTGDVDAFTEKMQQALRSYPKIKDEYIKKFEQLNVCRQYIEFLGLNS, encoded by the coding sequence ATGAAAAAGATTGCATATTTAATGGGAAATTTTGGAATTGGTGGAGCAGAGGTTTCAACGCTAACTCTTTTAAATGGATTCGTTAAATTAGGTTATTTGGTTGACTTAGTCCTTGCTTATGGCAGTAAAGTTGAATGGGATAAACAGTGTGATTTTAATATTATTAAATTGCAACTTGATAAATACAAAAAACATCCTTTAAGACATATTATTTTAAAGAATAAGTTGGATAAATTTTCTGAAAAAAGCAAATATGATGCAATATTAACAGCGCAAACATCAAAAAGTTGGGAAAAAATTCTTAATCAATTAGATAAGAAACACAATATTTCCTATATAATTAGAAATTCATTTACAAAAAAAAGAATAGATAAAAACGATAACTTATTATTGAAAAGTTTTAAGAGAAAGTATTTAGCTAATATGTATAGAAATAAAAATATAATATGTGTATCAAAGGGTGTTTATAATGATTTGGTAAAAAATATTGGTATAAAATCAGATAGTATCATAACAATTTATAATCCTTTTGATACTAATTATATTTTAAATAAGTCTAAAGAACATTTTAATCTTCCTGTTGATGACTACATTATACATGTTGGTAGGTTTGATATCAGACATAAAAGACAAGATATTTTATTAAAAGCATATAAAAAAGCAAATTTAAAAGAGAAATTAATACTTTTAGGTGAAGGTAGTGGCCAGCAATATTTGGAAAAGTTGATTGATGAATTACAATTAAATGGTAAAGTAATTTTGCATCCTATGGTCACTAATCCTTATCCTTTGATTAAAAATGCAAAACTTTTGGTTTTAAGTTCAGATTACGAAGGATTGCCAAGAGCTTTGATTGAAGCTTTGATATTAAAGACACCTGTAGTTAGCACAAATTGTGAGAGTGGACCAAGTGAAATTTTGACTGGGGAACTTGCTGATTTTTTAGTTCCTACAGGAGATGTAGATGCATTTACTGAGAAAATGCAGCAAGCATTAAGAAGTTATCCTAAAATCAAGGATGAATACATTAAAAAATTTGAGCAATTAAATGTTTGCAGACAATATATAGAATTTTTAGGTTTAAATTCATGA
- a CDS encoding glycosyltransferase family 2 protein, which yields MKKISVTIITINEEDNIERCLKSLDFADEIIVVDSGSKDKTIEIAKKYTDKIYFKDFNGYGEQKNYAASLARNDLIFSIDADEEVSDDLKRYLLEQLDTVFSKGFSAIAIPRRTYYLGKFIKNSGWYPDYKVRIYNKNKCYWDNKKVHESLNCEGKVFYVPKGMDLYHYSYRDISDHINKVNKYTSLFVSGNKDMGFISICFKLFTKPLLKFFKMYLLKYGFLEGNRGFIIAIIGSFYEFLKYAKLLERKIYNKDFKGY from the coding sequence ATGAAAAAGATTTCTGTTACTATTATAACTATTAATGAGGAAGACAACATTGAGAGATGTTTAAAATCTCTTGATTTTGCCGATGAAATAATAGTAGTGGATTCGGGTAGTAAAGATAAAACAATTGAGATAGCAAAAAAATACACCGATAAGATTTATTTTAAAGATTTTAATGGCTATGGTGAGCAGAAAAATTATGCTGCAAGCTTGGCAAGAAATGATTTAATATTTTCAATAGATGCAGATGAAGAAGTTTCTGATGATTTAAAAAGATATTTGTTAGAACAGTTGGATACAGTTTTTTCAAAAGGTTTTTCAGCAATAGCTATTCCAAGACGAACATATTATCTAGGTAAATTTATTAAAAATAGTGGGTGGTATCCAGATTATAAAGTTAGAATTTATAATAAAAATAAATGTTACTGGGATAATAAAAAGGTGCATGAATCTTTGAATTGTGAAGGTAAAGTTTTTTATGTGCCTAAAGGGATGGATTTATATCATTATTCATATAGAGATATTTCAGATCATATAAATAAGGTTAATAAATATACTTCTCTATTTGTTAGTGGAAATAAAGATATGGGTTTTATATCTATATGTTTTAAACTCTTTACGAAGCCTTTGCTAAAATTTTTTAAGATGTATTTATTAAAATATGGCTTTTTAGAAGGTAATAGAGGTTTTATCATTGCAATTATAGGTAGCTTTTACGAATTTTTGAAGTATGCAAAGTTATTAGAAAGAAAAATTTATAACAAAGATTTTAAAGGATATTAA
- a CDS encoding glycosyltransferase family 4 protein — MGRKIVLFIRTFSKYGGVENFCYRFYHFLVEKGYEVKVVCGENKTDIKNDSVIEFGLWRPGRFLKTFSYYLKASKIAKNNDNSLNIALTKVNFCHVIRSGSGSHLDFLINSLRGYRGYSKLKKIIKRLFSPVNYLTVFIEKKMYRDNPNLKLVVFQSNMAKKEFLNRYNLTNLNYKIIPNSVNKNIFKLMYDDYNSFYEKYSLSKDKIYVGFAASNFELKGLIYLIDAIKYLPDNVELLIAGNRNPKKYIEKAKKLKIEDRVHFLGKVENMNDFYNVLNVFCLPTFYDTCANVVLESLAAGTPVITTTNNGAQDFVLDGKNGFLLSVDELSGAKLADLIVKAIKINKYDVIRYSRLYTDGEIFNQYLEGIKGII, encoded by the coding sequence ATGGGTAGAAAAATTGTTCTATTTATAAGAACTTTTTCAAAATATGGTGGAGTTGAGAACTTTTGTTATAGATTTTATCATTTTTTAGTAGAAAAAGGGTATGAAGTCAAAGTGGTATGTGGTGAAAATAAAACTGATATCAAAAATGATAGTGTGATTGAATTTGGTTTATGGAGACCAGGAAGGTTTTTGAAAACTTTTAGTTATTATTTAAAAGCTTCAAAGATTGCAAAAAATAATGATAATTCTCTGAATATAGCTCTTACGAAAGTTAACTTCTGTCATGTAATTAGATCTGGGAGTGGATCTCATTTGGATTTTTTAATAAACTCTTTAAGAGGTTATAGAGGTTATAGTAAACTTAAGAAGATAATAAAAAGACTTTTTTCACCTGTAAATTACCTTACTGTATTTATTGAGAAAAAGATGTACAGAGATAATCCTAATTTGAAGTTAGTAGTTTTTCAATCAAATATGGCAAAAAAAGAGTTTTTAAATAGGTATAATTTAACAAATTTGAATTATAAAATCATACCAAATAGCGTAAATAAAAATATTTTTAAGTTAATGTATGATGACTATAACTCTTTTTATGAAAAATATAGTCTATCAAAAGATAAAATTTATGTTGGTTTTGCTGCTTCAAATTTTGAGTTAAAGGGTTTGATTTATTTAATAGATGCTATTAAATACTTGCCTGATAATGTAGAATTATTAATAGCTGGAAATAGAAATCCTAAAAAATACATAGAAAAAGCTAAAAAACTTAAAATAGAAGATAGAGTCCATTTTTTAGGTAAAGTGGAAAATATGAATGATTTTTATAATGTTTTAAATGTGTTTTGTTTGCCTACGTTTTATGATACATGTGCAAATGTTGTATTAGAATCTCTAGCTGCTGGCACCCCCGTTATTACCACAACAAATAATGGAGCACAGGACTTTGTTTTAGATGGGAAAAACGGATTTTTGTTATCTGTTGATGAGTTAAGTGGGGCTAAATTGGCGGATTTAATTGTTAAAGCAATAAAAATTAATAAATATGATGTAATAAGATATTCTAGATTATACACAGATGGAGAAATTTTTAACCAGTACTTAGAGGGGATAAAAGGGATAATATGA
- a CDS encoding glycosyltransferase family 9 protein has translation MKVLIVQLYQIGDVVLTTPIPREIKKKYPDTEIHFLTTPLCSSVLKYDKNIDKIITINRDKNLLNTLRLINKIRKEKYDYILDFQNNPRTMWLSLFSKAKYKVTYAYSKRKFAYNKLIEPVKGTATEIKCSLLKALNISDYDIRPVLYPGEQEIAKVKNYLDENNIKDFVVISPTHKGDTRRWPLQYFIELAEYIYEKTELKIVFNYAPNETDYIEKIREHIYHNKAFFTPLFKLPELIALLSCSKFHVGNDSSPNHMAVALKKPSFVVLGASSEGWIFPSNEYRWVRKGLDCQPCKSNKCKYGDKIPCLKELSFEDIKDEFDKFLSEVVGV, from the coding sequence ATGAAGGTATTGATAGTTCAATTGTATCAAATTGGAGATGTGGTATTGACTACTCCTATACCAAGAGAAATTAAAAAAAAGTATCCAGATACTGAAATTCATTTTCTAACAACTCCATTGTGTTCATCAGTTTTAAAATACGATAAGAATATAGATAAAATAATTACTATTAATAGAGATAAAAACTTATTAAATACATTAAGACTAATAAATAAAATAAGAAAAGAAAAATATGATTATATCCTGGATTTTCAAAATAATCCTCGTACAATGTGGTTATCACTTTTTTCAAAAGCTAAGTATAAAGTAACTTATGCTTACTCAAAAAGGAAATTTGCATATAATAAACTTATAGAACCGGTTAAAGGGACAGCTACCGAGATAAAATGTTCTTTATTGAAGGCATTAAATATTTCTGATTATGATATCAGACCTGTTTTATATCCAGGTGAACAAGAAATCGCTAAAGTGAAAAACTATTTGGATGAAAATAATATTAAAGACTTTGTTGTAATATCTCCAACGCACAAGGGTGATACTAGAAGATGGCCTTTACAATATTTTATAGAACTTGCTGAATATATTTATGAAAAAACAGAGCTTAAAATAGTTTTTAATTATGCACCTAATGAAACTGATTATATTGAAAAAATTAGAGAGCATATTTATCATAATAAAGCATTTTTTACACCACTGTTTAAACTACCAGAATTAATTGCATTATTAAGTTGTTCTAAGTTCCATGTGGGAAATGATTCTTCTCCAAATCATATGGCTGTTGCTTTAAAGAAACCTTCATTTGTAGTGCTAGGTGCTTCGAGTGAAGGTTGGATTTTCCCTTCAAATGAATACAGGTGGGTAAGAAAAGGGTTAGACTGTCAACCATGTAAAAGTAATAAGTGTAAATATGGAGATAAAATACCATGTTTAAAAGAATTAAGTTTTGAAGATATAAAAGATGAATTTGATAAATTTTTAAGTGAGGTAGTTGGTGTTTAA
- a CDS encoding polysaccharide deacetylase family protein has protein sequence MFKSVPVLCYHKVSYVGGITPEQFREHLEFLAYNNYTSITANELYDFMVYNKKIPKKSVVITFDDCSLDNWVYAIPLLNKYGFKAIFFAITDFIGKGSKRSQYPDNDLPNIEDATTSFVKALRDSDTSQFMNEEELYSAVYDYEHEVYSHSARHQMCFKSLRLKGVYPEKWHWGMFGIYDEVKEGSKYYDRGSAYAYDGYWPVIQNGELIYKKRETEERYRFCLEDFTRSKKYLENLLDKPLDFFCWPWGHYDKLSMKALQEAGYKGSFTLERFPNSYGTNPFYINRIAVGDKKDIKWLENRLKMYSNRITATIFFKKFKK, from the coding sequence GTGTTTAAAAGTGTACCAGTATTATGTTATCACAAAGTATCGTATGTCGGTGGGATTACACCCGAACAGTTTAGAGAACATTTAGAGTTTTTAGCTTATAACAACTATACCTCTATAACTGCAAACGAGCTTTATGATTTTATGGTTTATAATAAAAAAATTCCAAAGAAATCTGTTGTAATTACTTTTGATGATTGTAGTCTTGATAACTGGGTTTATGCGATCCCTCTATTAAATAAATATGGTTTTAAAGCAATATTTTTTGCAATAACAGATTTTATAGGTAAAGGTTCGAAGCGTTCTCAATATCCTGATAACGATTTACCAAATATTGAAGATGCTACAACATCTTTTGTTAAAGCTCTTAGAGATTCGGATACTTCACAATTTATGAATGAGGAAGAGCTTTATTCTGCAGTGTATGATTATGAACACGAGGTTTATAGTCATTCTGCAAGACATCAGATGTGTTTTAAGTCATTAAGATTAAAAGGTGTATACCCTGAAAAGTGGCATTGGGGTATGTTTGGTATATACGATGAAGTTAAAGAGGGTTCTAAATATTATGATAGAGGTTCTGCGTATGCTTATGACGGTTATTGGCCGGTCATTCAAAATGGAGAATTAATATATAAGAAAAGAGAAACTGAAGAAAGGTACAGATTTTGCTTAGAAGATTTTACCAGAAGTAAAAAATACCTTGAAAACTTATTGGACAAGCCTTTAGACTTTTTTTGCTGGCCATGGGGACATTACGATAAACTGTCTATGAAGGCTTTACAAGAAGCTGGGTATAAAGGGAGTTTTACTCTTGAACGTTTTCCAAACTCATACGGAACTAATCCTTTTTATATAAACCGAATTGCTGTTGGTGATAAAAAAGATATAAAATGGTTAGAAAATAGGTTAAAAATGTATTCTAATAGAATAACAGCGACTATTTTTTTTAAGAAATTCAAAAAATAA